The following coding sequences lie in one Gemmatimonadota bacterium genomic window:
- a CDS encoding MmcQ/YjbR family DNA-binding protein: MSLARLRTLALKLPEAHEVEAWGEPTFRVKNKLFAMYAAPNNHHGAGRAAVWLKAAPGNQQMMVSAEPERFFVPPYVGKAGWVGVWLDRKPDWKEVAELLRDSWRLVAPKTLVKRVDAL; this comes from the coding sequence ATGTCGCTGGCCAGGTTGAGAACGCTGGCGTTGAAGCTCCCCGAGGCGCACGAGGTCGAGGCGTGGGGAGAGCCGACGTTTCGTGTGAAGAACAAGCTCTTCGCGATGTACGCGGCGCCGAACAACCATCATGGCGCGGGGCGCGCCGCCGTCTGGCTCAAGGCGGCACCTGGCAATCAGCAGATGATGGTGAGCGCGGAACCGGAGCGCTTCTTTGTGCCGCCGTACGTCGGCAAGGCGGGGTGGGTCGGGGTCTGGCTGGATCGGAAGCCGGACTGGAAGGAGGTCGCGGAGTTGCTGCGCGATTCGTGGCGGCTGGTGGCGCCGAAGACGCTGGTCAAGCGAGTCGACGCGCTATAG
- a CDS encoding PSD1 domain-containing protein: MRRSRAWVAGVTLVIVALVTTRSRLAGVGAKVDFNRDVRPILSKNCVGCHGGVRQQGELSLLFRDDAMKPAKSGKRALVPGKPGASEMIARITAADPHDRMPKGRDALTAQEISTLRRWVAQGAEWAPHWAYVAPEAKPLPTVSDSSWARNGIDRWVLARLDQEQLRPSPPADCATLARRVSLDLIGLPPTLQQVAASCAGGARGYAQLVDTLLASPRFGERWAAMWLDLARYADSRGFEADRARPMWPYRDWVIDAFNRDLPFDQFTIDQLAGDLLPAPTEAQRIATAFHRNTMTNDEGGTDDEEYRLASVIDRVNTTWTVWQGTSIGCTQCHGHPYDPIRHDEYYRALAILNNSADWDQPDEYPQWPIFAPEKAARGRELASGIERLRNEIDSVAMLPAQEAARRAWEKELTIPAVAGKVNGTWLNEVRRIVKIPEASRDTGQRALLRYAYTQVAEDSAYASRRAKRDTLRRAIDSLAPTYIPVMQELPSTRHRTTRVFDRGNFLVQTKVVSPGLPAAIAPVLPADAANRLGLARALVAPENPLTARVTVNRFWEQLFGTGIVETVEDFGTQGMPPSHPELLDWLAVRFRTDLHWSVKALLKEMVLSATYRQASVTTPLLQERDPANRLLARGPRFRLTAEQLRDQALASAGLLSARMHGPSVMPPQPEGVWHRPYSGEKWVADTGENGHRRGVYTLWKRTAPYPSMVTFGTPSHEVSVARRTRTNTPLQALVLLNDPVYTEAAQALARRMLPLADTLPNPDRLDAALRYGYQLALQRAPNQKVMASLRTLYATAAKHYEAHPEDRALATGVPTAGTALAALTVVANGIMNLDAFVTKE; this comes from the coding sequence ATGCGACGATCACGGGCGTGGGTGGCGGGGGTGACGCTGGTGATCGTGGCGCTGGTGACCACGCGCAGCCGGCTGGCAGGGGTTGGTGCCAAGGTCGACTTCAATCGCGACGTCCGCCCGATCCTCAGCAAGAATTGCGTCGGCTGCCACGGCGGCGTGCGCCAGCAGGGGGAGCTGTCGCTGCTCTTCCGCGATGACGCGATGAAGCCGGCCAAGTCGGGGAAGCGTGCGTTGGTACCGGGCAAGCCCGGAGCGAGCGAGATGATCGCGCGGATCACCGCGGCCGATCCGCACGACCGGATGCCGAAGGGACGTGACGCGCTCACCGCCCAGGAGATCAGCACCTTGCGCCGCTGGGTGGCGCAGGGCGCCGAGTGGGCGCCGCACTGGGCGTATGTGGCGCCCGAGGCGAAGCCGTTGCCGACGGTGTCGGATTCGAGTTGGGCACGGAATGGGATTGATCGCTGGGTGCTGGCGCGGCTCGACCAGGAACAGCTGCGGCCCTCGCCGCCGGCTGATTGCGCCACGCTCGCTCGGCGCGTCTCCCTCGACCTGATCGGGTTGCCGCCGACGCTGCAGCAAGTGGCCGCGTCGTGTGCGGGCGGGGCGCGTGGCTACGCGCAACTCGTCGACACGTTGCTGGCCTCTCCGCGCTTCGGCGAGCGGTGGGCGGCGATGTGGCTCGACCTGGCGCGCTACGCCGATTCACGAGGCTTCGAGGCCGATCGTGCCCGGCCGATGTGGCCGTACCGCGACTGGGTGATCGACGCCTTCAACCGCGACCTGCCGTTCGACCAGTTCACGATCGATCAGTTGGCAGGTGACCTGCTGCCGGCGCCGACCGAGGCGCAGCGGATCGCGACGGCCTTCCATCGCAACACGATGACCAACGACGAGGGCGGCACCGACGACGAGGAGTACCGGCTTGCCTCGGTGATCGACCGCGTCAACACCACCTGGACGGTGTGGCAGGGGACGTCGATCGGTTGCACGCAATGCCATGGCCATCCGTACGATCCGATCCGCCATGACGAGTATTACCGTGCACTCGCGATCCTCAACAACAGCGCCGACTGGGACCAGCCGGACGAGTATCCGCAGTGGCCGATCTTCGCGCCCGAGAAGGCGGCGCGCGGTCGCGAACTGGCCAGCGGCATCGAGCGGCTGCGCAATGAGATCGACAGCGTTGCGATGCTCCCGGCGCAGGAAGCGGCGCGGCGCGCCTGGGAAAAGGAACTGACGATTCCCGCGGTGGCCGGCAAGGTCAATGGCACCTGGCTCAACGAGGTGCGCCGCATCGTCAAGATCCCCGAGGCGAGCCGAGACACGGGCCAGCGGGCGCTGCTGCGCTACGCCTACACGCAGGTTGCCGAAGACAGCGCGTATGCGTCGCGCCGCGCGAAGCGGGACACGCTGCGCCGGGCAATCGATTCGCTCGCACCCACCTACATCCCGGTGATGCAGGAGCTGCCGTCGACGCGCCACCGGACCACGCGGGTCTTCGACCGTGGCAACTTCCTGGTGCAGACCAAGGTGGTCTCACCGGGCCTTCCTGCGGCGATTGCACCCGTCCTTCCGGCCGATGCCGCCAACCGCCTTGGTTTGGCGCGCGCGCTGGTCGCGCCGGAGAATCCGCTGACGGCGCGCGTCACCGTCAACCGTTTCTGGGAGCAGCTCTTTGGGACCGGGATCGTCGAGACGGTCGAGGACTTCGGCACGCAGGGGATGCCGCCGTCGCATCCAGAGCTGCTCGACTGGCTCGCGGTCCGCTTCCGTACCGACCTGCATTGGAGCGTGAAGGCGCTGCTGAAGGAGATGGTGCTCTCGGCCACGTATCGGCAGGCATCCGTCACCACGCCGCTATTGCAGGAGCGCGACCCGGCCAACCGGTTGCTGGCGCGCGGCCCACGCTTCCGGTTGACGGCCGAGCAACTGCGCGACCAGGCGCTGGCGAGCGCGGGACTCCTCAGTGCGAGGATGCACGGGCCGAGCGTGATGCCGCCGCAACCGGAAGGGGTGTGGCACCGGCCGTACAGCGGCGAGAAGTGGGTCGCCGACACCGGCGAGAACGGCCATCGGCGCGGCGTCTACACGCTCTGGAAGCGGACCGCGCCGTACCCGTCGATGGTGACCTTCGGGACGCCGAGCCACGAGGTGTCGGTGGCGCGCCGCACCCGCACCAACACGCCGCTGCAGGCATTGGTGCTGCTGAACGACCCGGTCTATACCGAGGCGGCGCAGGCGCTCGCGCGGCGGATGCTGCCGCTTGCCGATACGCTGCCGAATCCGGATCGGCTCGATGCCGCGCTGCGGTATGGCTACCAGTTGGCATTGCAACGGGCACCGAACCAGAAGGTCATGGCGTCGCTGCGCACACTGTACGCCACGGCGGCCAAGCACTACGAGGCGCATCCCGAAGACCGCGCCCTGGCCACCGGGGTACCGACCGCCGGCACCGCGCTCGCGGCGTTGACGGTGGTGGCCAACGGGATCATGAACCTCGATGCCTTCGTGACGAAGGAATGA
- a CDS encoding type II toxin-antitoxin system VapC family toxin, producing the protein MADASPPHARGCGGLCRRHRAHRRRDAAPGVTVGVILDSSVLIAAERGHFRLEALLESMGDTPVAIAAITASELLHGVHRAGSRGIRMRRAAFVEALLVELPVLPFGLGEARMHAELWAELARGGTTIGAHDLLIAATAIAGGDALVTLNQREYARVPGLRLQSISEFVERTEPDRAN; encoded by the coding sequence ATGGCAGACGCTTCCCCACCTCACGCCCGAGGATGCGGCGGCCTTTGCCGACGACATCGCGCGCACCGGCGACGCGATGCCGCTCCCGGAGTCACCGTGGGCGTGATCCTCGACTCGTCGGTGCTGATCGCGGCGGAGCGGGGCCACTTCCGATTGGAGGCACTGCTCGAGTCCATGGGCGACACGCCCGTCGCGATCGCCGCCATCACCGCGAGCGAATTGCTTCATGGCGTCCATCGCGCAGGCTCACGCGGCATTCGGATGCGACGCGCTGCCTTCGTCGAGGCACTGCTCGTGGAGTTGCCAGTGCTCCCCTTCGGCCTTGGCGAAGCGCGGATGCACGCCGAACTCTGGGCCGAGCTCGCCAGGGGCGGCACGACGATCGGCGCGCACGACCTCCTCATCGCCGCCACGGCGATCGCTGGCGGCGACGCGCTGGTCACGCTGAATCAGCGTGAGTACGCGCGCGTCCCCGGACTCCGGTTGCAGTCGATCAGCGAATTCGTCGAACGCACCGAGCCTGATCGCGCGAACTAG
- a CDS encoding ribbon-helix-helix protein, CopG family, producing MKDSHLTLRLPEALGDALEARAAEDRVPKSQVVREAVVRYLAPERVGRAEPRQVTARELAARWQTLPHLTPEDAAAFADDIARTGDAMPLPESPWA from the coding sequence ATGAAAGACTCCCACCTCACGCTCCGCCTTCCAGAGGCGCTGGGCGACGCGCTCGAAGCCCGGGCCGCGGAGGACCGCGTCCCCAAGTCGCAGGTCGTCCGCGAGGCCGTGGTCCGCTACCTCGCGCCGGAGCGCGTGGGCCGCGCCGAGCCGCGGCAGGTCACCGCGCGCGAACTGGCCGCGCGATGGCAGACGCTTCCCCACCTCACGCCCGAGGATGCGGCGGCCTTTGCCGACGACATCGCGCGCACCGGCGACGCGATGCCGCTCCCGGAGTCACCGTGGGCGTGA
- a CDS encoding DUF1501 domain-containing protein, whose protein sequence is MTTPNEAHQRALLEITRRHFLEAGATGLGAAALASLLGCTPPRTNRDPLAGLTIDDPVAARAPHFPPTAKRVIFLHMAGAPSQLELFDYKPVLARLDGELCPESLLEGQRFAFIKGIPRMLGPQAAFTQHGQSGAWISDRLPHLAGVADEIAFLKAMHTDQFNHAPAQLLVHTGGPRLGRPSIGSWVTYGLGTENENLPSFVVLLSGGAAPDAGASVYGSGFLPSVYQGVQCRSAGDPVLYLSDPHGMPRDLRHAELEAIQDINKQHHAEAGDPEILTRISQYEMAFRMQLSVPDAMDISKEPESIHQMYGSVPGETSFANNCLLARRLSERGVRFIQLFHWGWDSHGAGESEALNAGFIKRCQETDRAIAALINDLKQRGLLEETLIVWGGEFGRTPMRENRTGTDNPFVGRDHNPGAFTMWMAGGGVKGGVSHGETDEIGYQGVSGRTDVHDLQATILHALGFDHERLIFPFQGRNQRLTDVSGRVIREVLG, encoded by the coding sequence ATGACGACACCGAACGAAGCGCACCAGCGCGCCTTGCTGGAGATCACCCGTCGCCACTTCCTCGAGGCGGGGGCGACCGGCCTCGGTGCGGCAGCGCTGGCCTCGTTGCTCGGCTGCACGCCGCCGCGCACGAATCGCGACCCGCTGGCCGGCTTGACCATTGACGATCCGGTCGCCGCGCGCGCGCCGCATTTTCCGCCCACCGCCAAGCGCGTGATCTTCCTGCACATGGCCGGCGCGCCGTCGCAGCTCGAGCTGTTCGACTACAAACCGGTGCTGGCGCGGCTCGACGGCGAGCTCTGCCCCGAGTCGCTGCTGGAAGGCCAGCGCTTCGCCTTCATCAAGGGGATCCCGCGGATGCTCGGTCCGCAGGCCGCCTTCACGCAGCACGGGCAATCGGGGGCATGGATCTCCGACCGCCTGCCACACCTCGCCGGCGTGGCCGACGAGATCGCCTTCCTCAAGGCGATGCACACCGATCAGTTCAATCACGCGCCGGCGCAGTTGCTGGTGCACACCGGCGGTCCGCGGCTCGGCCGGCCGAGCATCGGGTCATGGGTGACCTACGGCCTCGGCACCGAGAACGAGAACCTGCCGTCGTTCGTGGTGCTGCTCTCGGGTGGTGCGGCGCCCGATGCCGGCGCGTCGGTCTATGGCAGCGGCTTCCTCCCGTCGGTCTATCAGGGGGTGCAGTGCCGATCGGCCGGCGATCCGGTGCTCTATCTCTCCGATCCGCACGGGATGCCGCGCGACCTGCGCCATGCCGAGCTCGAGGCGATCCAGGACATCAACAAGCAGCATCATGCCGAGGCAGGCGATCCGGAGATCCTCACCCGGATTTCGCAGTACGAGATGGCGTTCCGGATGCAGCTCTCGGTGCCCGACGCGATGGATATCAGCAAGGAGCCGGAGTCGATCCACCAGATGTACGGCAGCGTGCCCGGCGAGACGTCGTTCGCCAACAATTGCCTGCTGGCTCGGCGGCTCAGCGAGCGCGGCGTGCGTTTCATCCAGCTCTTTCACTGGGGCTGGGATTCGCACGGCGCGGGCGAGTCGGAGGCGCTCAACGCCGGCTTCATCAAGCGCTGCCAGGAAACGGACCGCGCGATCGCGGCGTTGATCAACGACCTCAAGCAGCGCGGGCTGCTCGAGGAGACGCTGATTGTGTGGGGCGGCGAGTTCGGCCGCACCCCGATGCGCGAGAACCGCACCGGCACCGACAATCCGTTCGTGGGCCGCGACCACAACCCCGGCGCCTTCACGATGTGGATGGCGGGCGGCGGGGTGAAGGGCGGCGTGAGCCACGGCGAGACGGACGAAATCGGCTACCAGGGGGTGAGTGGCCGAACCGACGTGCACGACCTGCAGGCCACCATCCTCCACGCGCTCGGCTTCGACCACGAACGGCTGATCTTCCCGTTCCAGGGGAGGAATCAGCGGTTGACGGATGTGTCGGGGCGAGTGATAAGAGAAGTGTTGGGGTAG